The bacterium genomic sequence CCTCCCAGAGCGTCGGGTTGCCGAGGGGTCCGGAGAGCTCCTGTTCCCAAAGGAGGGAGCCCGAATCCAGGGACAGGGCGATGCAATGGTTGGAAGCGGCGATGTAGACGGTGTTCCCCGTGATGATCGGCTGCGGCGAACGGTCGGTGGGGACGATGGAGCCCTGAATCTGGTAGCGCCAGAGCTCGCCGCCGTTGAAGCCGTCGAAAAGCACCAGGGAGCCGTCAATGAAACTGACCAGGAGCTTCTTCCCCGCCGGTGTGGGGAAGAGGCCGGCGGGGCGGGCCTGGCTCGAGATGGACCACAGGAAGCGCAATTTGCGCGGCGTGGCCAGATCGAAGGCGTAGATGGTGCCCTTCTCGTTGGCCACGTAGAGCTGCCCCTCGGGGCCCAGGGCGGGGATTCCGGCCAGACGCTCCTCGATGTTGTGGGAGGCGATGGTCGAGCCGTCGGTGTCGCGCAGTGAGAGAACCTGTCCCGAAGCGGTGATTATCTCCTTCCGGTAGACCAGCGGGGGGTGGTCCACCGGGATGTCGCTCTGTTGCCAAACCTCCTCGCCCGAAGCCAGGGAGTAGGCGGCCAGGGTGGCCCCTTCGAGGGGGACGAGGACCCAATCGCCGGAGAAGGTCGGCTCGCTGACGGGGGCCGATGGCAGAGCCAGAACGGATTCGGCCTGGGTAGCCTCGCCGAGAAGGTTCTGGATGCCGCCGGGGAGAAAGCCGCGCGGGGATAGGGTGTCGGCCAGCATCCCCGGGTCTTTGCCGCCGAACACGAGGAAAAAGACCGTGATCAGAATCGCGGCTCCGCCGCCGATGACGGCCGGCAGGAGCCACTTTGGCTTGGTTTTTTCCTGGGTCTGTTGCCAGAATTCGCCGAGACTGGCGAGGATGGCGAGCCCCTCCCTGGCCTCTTCGCAGTTGGAATCGCCGGAGATCACCTGGGAAAAACTCTCCGCCGCCCGGCGGAACTCGGTCACCAGGTTGTTGCCCAGGATGAAGCGGGCGCGCTTGAGCTTCCTCTCTCTTTCGCCCACCCTGGAGAGGAAGGCGCGGGTCGCCGGCAACGCCTTGCCCGTCCCGATTTGCGTCTCCTGGATGAGGTTCTCAATGGCGTCGGACAGAAGGCCCATCCTGGCCTGCCGGACCGTCTCGTCCAGAGTGGAGTAGAAGGACAGGTGCCCGATGGAGTTCGTGGGGGCCGGTTCTCCGGCCGCAATGGCGTCCAGGGCCTCGGCGTCGGTGTCCACGACCTGCAGGCTCTTCAGGTCAGTATCCTTGGCCAGGGCACTGAGCAGACCCTCCAGGATCATGCGGCGGTCCGCTTCCTGGGCGCTCGAGAGCCGGGAGAAGTCTATGAATTCCCCGGTCAGGTCCTCCTCGCCGGCCATGGAGGTGATGGAGAGAGAGTAGGCGCGCCGGAGCCGCTCGCGCACGTCCTCGACGGAGTTCACCCGCTTGTCCGGGTCGCGCTGGATCATGGAGATCAGGAGCTCTTCCAGGGACAACGGGACGCCCCGCACGGTGAGCTCGTCGGCCTCGCCCCCACCCTCGGTGTAGGGAAGGTGGCCGGTGAGTAGCTGGTAGAGGATGACCCCCAGGGAGTAGATGTCGGACCGGGCGTCGAAGTGGCCCCCGGCGGCCAGCTCCGGCGCCTCGTAGATTTTCTCCTCGGGCGAGAGCGGGCGGGGGTGTTTACGGCCGAGGAAGGTGATGTCGCGCAGAAGGACGTGCCCCGAATCCTGGAGGATTATCCCCGAGGGCGAGAGCCGCCCGTGGATGATGAAGCGCTTGTGTAGGTAGACGAGGGCCGTGGCGATCTGGATGCCGATGCGGAGCATCTCGACGGGCGCGAGGGGGGCGCGCTTCTCGATGTGCCGCGCCAGGGAGTGCCCGTCGGCCTGCTTCATCACCACGAAGTAGTTGTCGCCGAAGCGGCCGAAATCGTGGACGGGAAGGATGTTGGGGTGCTCGAGGTTGGCGGCGAGGTTGACCTCCTCGCGGAAGGCTTCCAGCGCGTCCTCCTCCTCCACGGGGTTCGGGGTTTCCGACCCCTCCGCGGTGAGGCCGTGGGGGAGGATCTTCAGGGCGACGATGCGATCCAACTGGGTGTCCAGGGCGCGGTAGACGATACCCGTCGAGGTCGTCCGGAGCTTGCGCAGTACGCGGTAGCGGCCGAGGGTCTGCCCGACGAACTCCCCGGCGCCCTCGATGAGCTCGAGCTCGGAGTCGGTGGTGGTCTCCGTGGCCAGGTCAGGCATGCGCGTGCCGCAATGGCGGCAGAAGCGCGCGTGATCGGGGTTCTCCTTGCCGCAGGCGGGACAGTACACGCCGACCTCCAGGGAGGCTCTAGAGGGGTATCATTGTAGCATACCGGGTCGGATTACACCGCCCCCGCTATGAGGGCCCGCGGTCCCGGTTTCCCGATGTCGATCCTTAGAAAAAGCCGGCCCCCGTCTTCTGTCGGACGGCGCCGGTTTCAAAAAGCCCCTGTCAATTCTACCAATAAGAAAGGCGCCGTTTACAAAAGAGCGGCCCCGACTCCAGAACCGCCCCGTCGCTGTCCCCGCTACGCCCCCGTCGCCGAGCCTCTGTACCCCGTATCAATCCCGGCCCCGCTATACCCCCTAGCCGGCCCTCCACGTCCCCTCGCCGGTCCCGGACCGACTACGCCCCTTCGCCGGCCTCCTTCAAGAGGTCGCGGAAGCTGGTCCATTTGTTCTTGGTCGAGTAGATGTAGTCGTGCTTGGCCAGCGTTCCGTTGCGGATGTACTTGACCAGGGTCGCGTAGCTCATCGGCCCCATTTCCTTCTTGGAGTCTATGAGGTAGATGTAGATGTTGTCGGGCGGGATGAGTCCGGGACGCGGCGGGAGGTCTTTCTCCTCCTCCGCGGACACCTTGGTGACGGATTTTTTCGTCTCCGGTTCGATGCGGGGCGCGGCGAGGTCAATCTTGACCTCCTCGGGCTCCTCCGCCTCGACGCCGACCAGTTCGCAGGTCTGGGGGTGATCCTTGATGAGCCACCAGCGACCGTCTCCGGTGCCGATGGTGTCGTCCCCCGTGATGGCGCCTTTCCGGATGAGCTTCTTGATGCGCTCGAAGGACCCCGGACCGTACTTGACCCCCGTGGTGGACTTGCGGACTATGAGACCGTCGTCGGGGAGTTTCGGCGGCACGGCCAGGAGCTCGGAGAGGGTGATGGGCGCGTCGGTGGGTGAGTGGTAGAGCTTGGCCTCCTCCTCGGGCTCCAGGCGGGCCGGCACCTTGGAGCCGTCGCCGCGCAGGCGGAAGCCGCAGTTGCCGCAGAAGATGTCCGTCTCGCGGATCGGCTCGCCGCAGGAGGGGCAGACCATGTCCCCTTTGGGGCGGGGGGTTCCGCACATGATGCAGAACTTGCCGTCCGCCTCGTACCGGGTGCCGCAGTTGGGGCAGATGTCGCGTTTAGCGTCCATGCGTCCAGGGGGAATAGGGTAAACCCTCTAACTCCATCGGAGTATGCCAGCGGTCCGGGGCTGTGTCAACCGCGCAGGTTGGACTTGCTGAAAGTTCCCTCGGGTATCGCCACGTCGAAAGTGAGGTTGGACATGGTCACCGTGGTTTTGCCCGCGCCGCGCACCAGGTCGCGCATAACCATGACCGTGGGGTACCAGCGGTCGCCGTACTGGGCGATGCCGCCCATGGTGGATTCCTTCAACAGGGTTCCCGAGGCGGCGAACATGTCCTGCTTCAGCGGCACCAGAAGCTCCACGTCTATCCAGACACGCCGGGTGCGGTAGGTGATGTCGGGCCGCTTGGCGGTCAAAAGAATCACGTAGCAGCTCCGCCCCCGGTAATCCTCGGTTTGTTCCAGCAGGGTGTCGTAGTCGTCGGTGAGTTCGTGGCGCGACATCATATCCTCGTAGGAGTAGTCGCTGCCCAGCATGGAGCGCCGGAGCATGTTGCCGGTCAGCTTGAGCTCCTTGTCCTCGGCGGGGATGTAGAGCCAGAGCTCGTCTCCCAGGCGGAGCTGGCGTGTGCCGGCCTCGCGCTGGGGGTAGGTCACCTCGATGAGGGCGTCGTCCGCGCCCCGGGCGATGATGGTCATGAGCTTGGTGCGCGTGTCGCCCTCCGGGGTCACGATCTCCATCTTGGCCACGGC encodes the following:
- a CDS encoding PQQ-binding-like beta-propeller repeat protein — protein: MYCPACGKENPDHARFCRHCGTRMPDLATETTTDSELELIEGAGEFVGQTLGRYRVLRKLRTTSTGIVYRALDTQLDRIVALKILPHGLTAEGSETPNPVEEEDALEAFREEVNLAANLEHPNILPVHDFGRFGDNYFVVMKQADGHSLARHIEKRAPLAPVEMLRIGIQIATALVYLHKRFIIHGRLSPSGIILQDSGHVLLRDITFLGRKHPRPLSPEEKIYEAPELAAGGHFDARSDIYSLGVILYQLLTGHLPYTEGGGEADELTVRGVPLSLEELLISMIQRDPDKRVNSVEDVRERLRRAYSLSITSMAGEEDLTGEFIDFSRLSSAQEADRRMILEGLLSALAKDTDLKSLQVVDTDAEALDAIAAGEPAPTNSIGHLSFYSTLDETVRQARMGLLSDAIENLIQETQIGTGKALPATRAFLSRVGERERKLKRARFILGNNLVTEFRRAAESFSQVISGDSNCEEAREGLAILASLGEFWQQTQEKTKPKWLLPAVIGGGAAILITVFFLVFGGKDPGMLADTLSPRGFLPGGIQNLLGEATQAESVLALPSAPVSEPTFSGDWVLVPLEGATLAAYSLASGEEVWQQSDIPVDHPPLVYRKEIITASGQVLSLRDTDGSTIASHNIEERLAGIPALGPEGQLYVANEKGTIYAFDLATPRKLRFLWSISSQARPAGLFPTPAGKKLLVSFIDGSLVLFDGFNGGELWRYQIQGSIVPTDRSPQPIITGNTVYIAASNHCIALSLDSGSLLWEQELSGPLGNPTLWEGSLFIPSGDGRIYRLLADGGNVAEVENLGSGLALERPLVCGSELILRLTDGGLLPVRTADLRPVNRELPKADFPLAATKGSAWLIRGTVVYRLSSSDED
- a CDS encoding zinc ribbon domain-containing protein produces the protein MDAKRDICPNCGTRYEADGKFCIMCGTPRPKGDMVCPSCGEPIRETDIFCGNCGFRLRGDGSKVPARLEPEEEAKLYHSPTDAPITLSELLAVPPKLPDDGLIVRKSTTGVKYGPGSFERIKKLIRKGAITGDDTIGTGDGRWWLIKDHPQTCELVGVEAEEPEEVKIDLAAPRIEPETKKSVTKVSAEEEKDLPPRPGLIPPDNIYIYLIDSKKEMGPMSYATLVKYIRNGTLAKHDYIYSTKNKWTSFRDLLKEAGEGA
- a CDS encoding outer membrane lipoprotein-sorting protein; translated protein: MRRPIILALLLSAPTLALTAEEIIQAVDDNMVYDSLTAVAKMEIVTPEGDTRTKLMTIIARGADDALIEVTYPQREAGTRQLRLGDELWLYIPAEDKELKLTGNMLRRSMLGSDYSYEDMMSRHELTDDYDTLLEQTEDYRGRSCYVILLTAKRPDITYRTRRVWIDVELLVPLKQDMFAASGTLLKESTMGGIAQYGDRWYPTVMVMRDLVRGAGKTTVTMSNLTFDVAIPEGTFSKSNLRG